GAGGAGGAGTACTGGAGTAGCAACAGGCTCTGCATCACTACAGTGGACATCCTCTACAGGGGCATGcaaagcagtgtgtgtatgtgtgagcacACAGAGTCATAGGGTGTGCGTTACCAGTTAACACAAGCCTGACATTTACGCACAAACAGCTGGTAGGAGAAAGTGACCAGCAGCTGGACACTGTAGATCTGCTCCTCAGGCCTCAGTGGCAGTTCCAGCTGCAGGTTCAGCCTGTCCAGCTTGCCATCTTGGTTCTGGTCTTCCTCTCGTGCCTGTGGAAccagcagcaaacacacactttgagaAAGGGTGTATGGTGGAAAGGGGCAAGTCAAACCACAGGCCTTACACAACTCAAGTCCCACTTTGCTCTAATTAAATAGTGATTATAAACACATTATAAGGGTTTTATCTGCATCTGTGGCTGGAGCCAGGAGAGAACATGCCGAGACGGAGGGGATTCGTAGGTTGTTCCCCTGAAGGCTGTTGAAATTGGAGAATGTGCTCCATGCCACATAGTCCCCGTTGGTGCTGGTGGCTGCAATGAGCAAAAGCTGGTACTGGAACCGAACTCTGGGCTGCTCTTCATACGAGCTCCGTTTGAGCCAGAAACCTGGAGGTGCACAAAACTTACAGTACAACTTATCCTACACATAACTCAGCTTAGTGTGCATAATAATGTagccaatacacacacacatttaagaaTATTAAGTTAATTGTGGTATAAATTATACGGTGTAACTAGACAAATATTTCAGTCTCATGAAACCTAGAAAGCAAACCAAATGAGTAGATAATTGCACATGACTGCACATGGTAACTAATGTAAAGAAGCTCAATCCACTGTTTATTTGCCAATGCCATTAAGTGTTATGTAAAAGCCAATGGGACACACAAAGATAAAATTGTACGATAATTTTTAATATCCATAATAAGAAGCGTGAGAAAGTGCACCGTGCAGCTCACCGTGGCTCCTGTAGGCCACCAGCAGGGGCGCTGTGTACGTCACACACAGTACGGCGACAACAAACAGCGTCGCCTTGGTGCAAACCGTCGTTCTGTATCTTAGTAAAGCCGGATGAGCATAAACC
This genomic window from Scleropages formosus chromosome 1, fSclFor1.1, whole genome shotgun sequence contains:
- the tmem231 gene encoding transmembrane protein 231 isoform X1: MAFYEVYAHPALLRYRTTVCTKATLFVVAVLCVTYTAPLLVAYRSHGFWLKRSSYEEQPRVRFQYQLLLIAATSTNGDYVAWSTFSNFNSLQGNNLRIPSVSAREEDQNQDGKLDRLNLQLELPLRPEEQIYSVQLLVTFSYQLFRMSTVVMQSLLLLQYSSSVPGSQLFISGDLRLHQREPLLHRGLDTRYNVSLINANSPFSSSYDLAQIIEMYQERNLTTVLSSPNPVWTIGRAAAAPFQLKAVIRYPVEVISYQPGFWEMVKFAWVQYVSVLLIFLWVFQRVQTFVFQNQVLPTVSVPLLKQHCA